The Musa acuminata AAA Group cultivar baxijiao chromosome BXJ2-2, Cavendish_Baxijiao_AAA, whole genome shotgun sequence genome contains the following window.
TGTGCAACCATCTGTTTTGCCAATTTTGCGTTTTTACGGGTGGCATTAGTTCGAGGTAGGTCATATGATTCTTCCTCTTCAGATTTCTCACTAAATTCTTCATTCTCCTCTTCTTCATGAAAAAAATTTGGCTCTTTCTGTTTCTGACCACATCTCAATCTTTGCAGGAAATTGTCTGTTGCAGCATTATCCTGTTGCTCAACCCACTTCTGATGAAGCAGATTGCGACTTTCATGATCTATTGGTGCTTCCTTAAAGTCGGTTGCAATCAGATCATTAACcacgtcatcatcatcactttcatcatcttcttcatttTCTTGAAATCTCATCAGATCATGGTCactatcatcttcttcttcagccTCATCGTCAACAAAAGCTTTAACAGGTCCATGTTCTGGACATGAGTCCATATTAACAACCTTGTGTGGCTGAAGATCAATATTCTCATCGTCATTATCTTCTGATGATGATGAACTGGAAGGATGACCACTATCGAGCAAATTATATTGGCTATTAGCACATGAAGCTTGCTAAAAGTTTTACTGTGGTTCATTAAAATTTCAGAAGCTCCTTACTTAATACATCAGAATATCAGCAAAATCATTATCATAATGGCATGAGTATATATATCATACAAAAAATTTAAAGAACAAGGACCATGAAAGAAGTAAGATGGTTGCACATGCCTTtatagtatatacatatatataatgccACAGGCATGTGTGATTGAAAAACATGAGAGAATAGGAATGCCATTTCCTGAATCGCATGATGCCTATTAAGTTGCATCCTTGCTTAAAGCTTTTCTAAATTTGAGGATATTAGAATATTAGGTAATAATACATCACAAACTTCAGAGTTTGTTGCctcaaaaataattttgtttaaaaTGATAAAGCTTCTGTTAGATCTTTTTCTCCTAATGCATTCATAGAAACAGGTAAACAGGGGTGATTGGTCATTTAACTATAAATTGACCTCTTTTTGCACATCACAACACTTGTATTCTGttcaaagaaaatatattaaagCAAAACAAAGCTGCAAAAGTATATTTCAGGATGGCCAGGAAAGTATTTCCCTAATCCCATATATGAATATCATCACAGTGTTGCAGAGGTAAGTGGAACACATGGCTTATTATTTATTTGCAACATTCAATCTTATAGCAATATCCTCATCAGATATATGCTGCATACTGATATCGCATGCATACATCCTGAACATGTATAAAATACTTCATCTAAGCAGTTGCTTTTATTTGAGGAATCATTATGAAAATGAATTTTTCAGAACATCTAAAGGCAAATTCAAGGGCATTCATGAACAGCATTTATTCAAAGAATGACAATTTTTTACAATAAGAGAATATCTTTGGATTTTACCTTTACATTTAAGGCATTAAGCATCAGAAGTTCATTAAATAGAAATAAATCATTACCTCATAGTTTTCGTTCTTAATTTATTTACATTTTACCTTCTAAAgcattttttggaaaaaaaatatagAACTTTGCTACAGAAATAGGATGCTTTGTGCTAACCACCTACTATTTATATGATTTGCAACTTTAAATAACTACCAGTAGCAACTTCTATATTTAGCCTAAAAACAGTTGTTTGTCAGATTGTACAATATTTAACAAGATACATCACATCAGCAACCGCATACAAAGTCATAACCAGATACCATGACTATGTTAGTGATTCAGTATAGATTTAAGACTGCTTGTTCCACATGATATAAAATGCCAAAAAGGGAGTTGGAACGCACAGGATGCAAGTCTGCACATTATACATCTTAATTACAACAATCTTCCTGTTTAATCTTCATGGACTGAATAAAGATAATAAGGCTACATAAAGATATAATTGGGTTCTCTGCCCCTTGAAATTACTTTGGTCACTTAAATTTTTAATGTGTCACATTTTTTGTTAGAACAAATTCATCACTATGTTTAAAATAAccatggtcattcagattaaatttaatattaattctTATTGATTGATGAAAATCTATTTCTTTACCCATACTTATTGACCAATATAAACCTATAAAAAGACCTTAATAATGACCTAACTACTGATCAACAGTAAAATATACAAGAAATATTTGTGAtggaaataaattaaatatataaacaaATAACTTGCACAATAAATGAATTTGATGTTGCACATGATCAAATTGCAAATTGAGATGAATTTAATCTTGTTCAGAAGAATATTAATTTTCAATTTGGAATGCttaatgatattgttttgggtGTCAAACTTTAACAAGTTACTGTGAGAAACTGTAAAATTATCCTCATAACAAAATATTTGGCATGTATCTTTCTTTCATTTCAAAAAGGACATAGACTAACAATCCCTGTTCATTTAAACTTTTAATTAGAATTATAAAGACAAATTTTCATGAACCTAATTGTAACGATGAATCAATGTAGTTCTGTAGATATTTAAGTGTCATGCAGTCAAAGCAAATCCAAGAAAACCATAATGTATCCCAGTGCTACCCTAGTATGCAAGCAACAACAGCTTCATCTTTTAATTTTTCAGAAAGAAATATAAGCTTCATTGACAGAAAGAGAGGCTTGTGTATGCCTTTATAAACCATGCAACTGAAGAACATGCCACAAGGTACTTATCATGACCCTGACTTCAGTGGCACAAGTGTGAAAAGGAAATTTAATACTTGTTTCATAAAGATAGACATGCAAATAGGTGAAATAAACTTCTAAATTACAATAATTACTTTGCATAAGAGACAAATTAACATGTATCACGATAATTTCCATGCATTACATCAGacaaaaagaaacaaatgtgcCATGCATCCAGATTGTTTCATGCATGGCACTGGATAATTTATTTACGGCAACCTTTTCAGATCATTTTTTTGTTTGAATCTTTAGAAGAGGACTAGAAAATTTCATAACACTTACACATCCGTGGAAACAAGTTTAGGGGTGGCAGTTGGCAGCGACGACAAGGTATCTTTTAACGTATCATTCGTATTGTAAACCAATTGGTTATGTTCTCCACTTTGGTCAGAATCATTAGAAATAACCTGTGAAAAACGTACCCAAATATGAGAATTGATTTAGGATAAGATATTACAACAGTATTAATTGATTGTCAAATATCAGACCTCCGTGTCAGTGTTCAAAGTCTGATTTGCATCTTCAGAATTGGGATTAGTAGCCTGCATTTTATTAGAAAGAGTTAATCTTACTTTTCTTTTCATCAAAATAATTGAAAATTACATTTAGTATACGTGCTTGCTTACTGATGTATTAATCTTCTTTCACATTCTTTCAACTCTTTTAACATTGGAAACAGTAATAGCTATTTCTCTTTTGCTAGTGTAGTGATGCTGGGGATTTGAGCTTAATGTGCCTTCAGAATGTCAACTGCCACAGAACTTATATATAGAGAGAACAAGATATTGGGTAATAGACACATGTCTGCATCTTCGTTGAATGATTTTGAATCATCCCTTTCAATTTATGCTATAGTTGATTGCTTTGAGTTAGGAGAGTATTTTGGCAAGCCCATCACTAATCTCCTCCTGGCATGCTTCAATAATGTTATCTGACTTCCTAGAGCCAACCAGTTCGAAACTTAAAGCACTGGATCCTTAATTTACTTAAAATATTCAGTTTTCTTACTGCCAACTGAACTCACACAGGTATATAACTGTCATGAATTCTCAGTTCACACTCAACTTCACCAAAACAAACCCATGCCTCTAGATACTTTTACTCCATGTTTATGCTATCACCCACAGATCACTAAAAAATTTCCTTGTTACCAACTTACAAGGAAAGCCAGTATACACAATTGAAATCACCTTCTAAGTCTTCTTGCAGACTGTTTCCTATAAACAGACTCATTTGGATATTTAATATTTGAAGCTGTCCTACAAAATTTGGAATGAGCTTCTAGTTATAGCATTACAGGAAAACACCGATACACCCCGACCTAAATGGTACAGGTACACAAATAACAATTATGGACTTAACGGGCCTAGCAAAAACCCTAGTCATGGACCTTTCAAGAAAGTAAGCTACCCTTGAATTCCCTTTGTCAAATAAACTACAGAGCAACAAACATCTACTAGATTCAGCAAAATAATGCTCATAGGAAAGGCAACTGATtatttcaaaagaaaatattGTTCAATATTTTAAGCATTAACTAAttaaaatgctgaacatcatataGATGTTGACATGTGTGATATACTTGGACTCACTGGATATACCGATATATATAACCAGGTGCAACCATCAAGGAAAACATGAATACACCATATTGACAGCAATTTTTGTTAGAACAATGAGAGTAAAAAGGGTTTTGTTCAAGGCGATGAATAAAAGAAAGTAACTGATAACCTGATTATGAAGATCATTTTCACAATCAGTCGGGATGCTTCCTATTTCACCCACATCTAAGGATCTGTCATGTGGAAATTCATTCTGAAACATGATAAACTCATTAGTTTTCAATAAAATTTGAACTCATTTTTTGTATTCCTGAAATAGTATTGAACTTGTTAAGAGTACTATGGAATAACCTCTTTTAAATGTTCATCATCGCCTCTCCCATTCTCAGGCCTAGTAAGATCAAAGTCATGGCAAATATCAACCTTATTACTTGTGGAATCATTTGTAGATTCCGGATGATTGAAATAACCATACCTGCAACAACAGCAAATTGAACTACGATAAAGATTTTGTTTCAACAAAATTTGGCATTAACTTGCTAACGTTTCCcctttaaagcaaatatatagatcGATACTCACTTTTCCAACAACTCTCGCTTCCTGCATCTGATCTTCTCTAAAAGAGGTGGTATGGGTATCCAAACAATTGCGGAAGCCGTAAAAGAAACATTACTAGTTTCTGGCATTAAATTTTGATTGTAAAAGCGGAGAGGAATATGTTAAAGCTTTCATCAAAGTGGGCAAAAATGGAACAAACTTAAATACAGAAAGAATAAGTAATGTGATGCACACCACGCAACAACCGCTGCGACTCAGCATGAATTCGAACCAGTTCGGCCTCTCTTTCCTGTCCACCAGGATGAATTAAAAGATCAAAGATCAGCGACATACAATACCTTCGAAGTATAAATTACCAAACGAAGCCTACCTTTTCAAGCCTTCGCTTCTCCCGAGCAGATTCTTTGGGCTTCTCACCTGACTTGTTTTTCTTATACTTGCGAGTAGTCTCGACTTCTTCCTCCGAGTTCAGCCTTTTCTTCGCGGACTTCACGTCCTCGTACCCACCCTTCGCCCCCAGCACTCCAGCGCTTCCGATTTCCTCTCCCCAATCAAAACCTTGTTTCTCTCTTTCAGTCTCCATACAATTCGGTTCACATCGAGCCAGATCCGGGAACAAGGGATCAAGAACCGGTTCCGGACCCGTCTCCGTCTCCATTACATGCGATCCGGGCACTGATTCCTCGGAAGCTGGCGTCGCCGCCATCGCCGGAGCCTCCACGGGATGGACCCGGGAAGGAGAGAGAACGGGATCGGCAGTGGGGATATCGCGAGGGCCAGA
Protein-coding sequences here:
- the LOC135605342 gene encoding uncharacterized protein LOC135605342 isoform X1 produces the protein MEGSFDDDDLPLPRSQSVSPVSKPKLWRLKKAGQSGPRDIPTADPVLSPSRVHPVEAPAMAATPASEESVPGSHVMETETGPEPVLDPLFPDLARCEPNCMETEREKQGFDWGEEIGSAGVLGAKGGYEDVKSAKKRLNSEEEVETTRKYKKNKSGEKPKESAREKRRLEKEREAELVRIHAESQRLLRETSNVSFTASAIVWIPIPPLLEKIRCRKRELLEKYGYFNHPESTNDSTSNKVDICHDFDLTRPENGRGDDEHLKENEFPHDRSLDVGEIGSIPTDCENDLHNQATNPNSEDANQTLNTDTEVISNDSDQSGEHNQLVYNTNDTLKDTLSSLPTATPKLVSTDVGHPSSSSSSEDNDDENIDLQPHKVVNMDSCPEHGPVKAFVDDEAEEEDDSDHDLMRFQENEEDDESDDDDVVNDLIATDFKEAPIDHESRNLLHQKWVEQQDNAATDNFLQRLRCGQKQKEPNFFHEEEENEEFSEKSEEEESYDLPRTNATRKNAKLAKQMVAQMYTDDQDAYVSSDDEEIERALTRQRLLRQNEESTFISLADDGDSREFFGLIKKVNNASEPKKREKTITSDFDRLLMRGSNYSSSKASFLGRAKGSSMPYSHKQGSTTARAFIFGRDDSNSRSSLTASENHQNVDEMEKQHRKPSSAKFNGSQVKSTCTSKTEVDTSSGPSLFSILQQSSISSGKQRMNSKMPSSDKLSETRIANHFSAFRLRRSAK
- the LOC135605342 gene encoding uncharacterized protein LOC135605342 isoform X2 produces the protein MEGSFDDDDLPLPRSQSVSPVSKPKLWRLKKAGQSGPRDIPTADPVLSPSRVHPVEAPAMAATPASEESVPGSHVMETETGPEPVLDPLFPDLARCEPNCMETEREKQGFDWGEEIGSAGVLGAKGGYEDVKSAKKRLNSEEEVETTRKYKKNKSGEKPKESAREKRRLEKEREAELVRIHAESQRLLRETSNVSFTASAIVWIPIPPLLEKIRCRKRELLEKYGYFNHPESTNDSTSNKVDICHDFDLTRPENGRGDDEHLKENEFPHDRSLDVGEIGSIPTDCENDLHNQATNPNSEDANQTLNTDTEVISNDSDQSGEHNQLVYNTNDTLKDTLSSLPTATPKLVSTDVGHPSSSSSSEDNDDENIDLQPHKVVNMDSCPEHGPVKAFVDDEAEEEDDSDHDLMRFQENEEDDESDDDDVVNDLIATDFKEAPIDHESRNLLHQKWVEQQDNAATDNFLQRLRCGQKQKEPNFFHEEEENEEFSEKSEEEESYDLPRTNATRKNAKLAKQMVAQMYTDDQDAYVSSDDEEIERALTRQRLLRQNEESTFISLADDGDSREFFGLIKKVNNASEPKKREKTITSDFDRLLMRGSNYSSSKASFLGRAKGSSMPYSHKQGSTTARAFIFGRDDSNSRSSLTASENHQNDEMEKQHRKPSSAKFNGSQVKSTCTSKTEVDTSSGPSLFSILQQSSISSGKQRMNSKMPSSDKLSETRIANHFSAFRLRRSAK